One stretch of Pseudovibrio brasiliensis DNA includes these proteins:
- a CDS encoding AbrB family transcriptional regulator yields MAFERKDLFNLSITLAIAGAGVGLFSLLGFPAAPLTGSALAVSIGGMLGAPVTVPLWLRTLCFIVLGTGIGSGVTPAVIDAAVTWPASFLALGISLVLSMLFSRMVLVRFFGFDAYNASLASSPGHLSYILSMAADAKADMTRIGLAQSTRVLFLTICVPLFVTLLFEETGASFLPTQNITPLSAVYLLLGAAVMGTIFLKMKLPAAYLLGGMLVSSLGHLTEFTPGKMPDWATLSSFLVMGALIGTRFKGISPDLFAKAIGAGIAVTFITVGMAILGVVLAMPLVGLDPSLLFVAFAPGGVEAMAAIAVQSGLDPTFVAAHHVFRLLLLTFLVPLLLRRAKIETMNNSSFK; encoded by the coding sequence TTGGCATTTGAGAGAAAAGACCTTTTCAACCTTTCCATAACGCTTGCGATTGCGGGCGCTGGAGTAGGGCTTTTTTCTCTCCTCGGTTTTCCAGCTGCCCCCCTCACCGGTTCAGCCCTGGCTGTTTCCATTGGAGGTATGCTTGGTGCGCCGGTTACCGTTCCTCTTTGGCTGCGGACCCTGTGCTTTATCGTGCTCGGCACAGGCATCGGTTCCGGAGTTACACCAGCCGTCATTGATGCCGCCGTAACATGGCCTGCCAGCTTCCTCGCTCTCGGCATCAGCCTTGTCCTGAGTATGCTTTTCAGCCGAATGGTTCTGGTGCGGTTTTTCGGCTTTGATGCCTACAATGCTTCACTAGCCTCATCACCGGGGCACCTGAGCTACATCCTCAGCATGGCGGCAGATGCCAAGGCGGATATGACGCGTATCGGCCTTGCCCAAAGCACGCGGGTTCTCTTCCTCACCATCTGCGTGCCCCTCTTCGTCACTTTGCTGTTTGAAGAAACCGGTGCCTCTTTCCTCCCGACGCAGAACATCACCCCACTCTCAGCAGTTTATCTTCTGCTGGGCGCTGCTGTGATGGGAACCATCTTCCTGAAGATGAAACTGCCTGCAGCCTACCTGCTCGGTGGAATGCTCGTGTCCTCTCTTGGGCACCTGACGGAGTTCACCCCCGGCAAGATGCCGGACTGGGCCACGCTCAGCTCATTTCTGGTTATGGGAGCTTTGATCGGCACCCGCTTTAAAGGCATCAGCCCAGACCTTTTCGCAAAGGCCATCGGCGCGGGTATTGCTGTCACTTTCATCACTGTCGGCATGGCCATCCTCGGCGTTGTATTGGCTATGCCGCTGGTTGGTCTGGACCCGAGCCTGCTGTTCGTCGCTTTTGCTCCCGGCGGTGTAGAAGCCATGGCAGCAATCGCGGTACAGAGCGGACTGGACCCAACCTTCGTCGCCGCCCACCACGTCTTCCGCCTTCTGCTCCTGACCTTCCTCGTGCCGCTGTTGCTGAGGCGGGCGAAGATTGAAACTATGAATAACTCTAGTTTTAAATGA